In Deinococcus arcticus, a genomic segment contains:
- a CDS encoding DUF2252 domain-containing protein, which yields MHDPFSPTPLPPRSERRAQGRALRAVLPRRAHATFEAPGDRPEHVLQALQASASGCMPHLLPLRYGRMVASPFAFFRGTAALMAADLATTPVTGERVQTCGDAHCANFGAFATGERNLVFDLNDFDETLRAPWEWDVRRLSASLVLAAREAGHSAADAQFAARSAARAYRLHLRAYARQPHIDVWYDRIDASEALADMAADARAHGQAMFAKASTRTHLHTLKKLAVHTPAGWRLRDDPPLLVHTSDPQAEAMLEGVKACYLDSVAPDRRMLLSRYHLADWALKVTGVGSCGRRVLVLLLAADGDDVLFLQVKEARPSVLEPHAGPTVAKNAAHRIVRGQQLMQAASDPFLGWCSGGHHFAYVRQLRDLKGRFDLQAVSPRTLEEIAELCGWALARAHARTGDAVALGAYLGGGENFDEATGDFGVAYADQAERDHAALARAVARGDIETEADPDDD from the coding sequence ATGCATGATCCTTTTTCGCCCACCCCGCTGCCCCCCCGGTCCGAGCGCCGCGCCCAGGGCCGGGCGCTGCGCGCCGTGTTGCCGCGCCGTGCCCACGCCACCTTCGAGGCCCCGGGCGACCGCCCCGAGCACGTGTTGCAGGCCCTACAGGCCAGCGCCAGCGGCTGCATGCCGCACCTGCTGCCGCTGCGCTACGGGCGCATGGTGGCCAGCCCCTTCGCCTTTTTCCGGGGCACCGCCGCCCTGATGGCCGCCGATCTGGCCACCACGCCGGTGACCGGCGAGCGGGTACAGACCTGCGGCGACGCCCACTGCGCCAATTTCGGCGCCTTTGCCACGGGTGAGCGCAACCTGGTGTTCGACCTGAATGACTTTGATGAAACCCTGCGCGCCCCCTGGGAGTGGGACGTGCGCCGCCTCTCGGCCAGTCTGGTGCTGGCGGCGCGCGAGGCAGGCCACAGCGCGGCTGACGCCCAGTTTGCCGCCCGCAGCGCCGCCCGCGCTTACCGCCTGCATCTGCGCGCCTATGCCCGGCAGCCGCACATTGACGTGTGGTACGACCGCATTGACGCTTCTGAAGCGCTGGCCGACATGGCCGCCGACGCCCGCGCCCACGGGCAGGCCATGTTTGCCAAGGCCAGTACCCGCACCCACCTGCATACCCTGAAAAAGCTGGCGGTCCACACCCCCGCCGGCTGGCGCCTGCGCGACGATCCCCCGCTGCTGGTGCACACCAGCGATCCCCAGGCCGAGGCGATGCTCGAAGGTGTCAAGGCGTGCTACCTCGACAGCGTGGCGCCGGACCGCCGCATGCTGCTCTCGCGCTATCACCTGGCCGACTGGGCGCTGAAGGTGACGGGTGTGGGCAGCTGCGGGCGCCGGGTGCTGGTGCTGCTGCTGGCCGCCGACGGCGACGACGTGTTGTTCCTGCAGGTCAAAGAGGCCCGCCCCAGTGTGCTGGAGCCCCACGCCGGGCCGACCGTGGCCAAGAACGCTGCCCACCGCATCGTGCGCGGGCAGCAGCTCATGCAGGCGGCCAGCGATCCCTTCCTGGGCTGGTGCTCGGGCGGCCACCACTTTGCCTATGTGCGGCAGCTGCGCGACCTCAAGGGCCGCTTTGACCTGCAGGCCGTCAGTCCCCGCACCCTGGAGGAGATTGCCGAGCTGTGCGGCTGGGCCCTGGCCCGTGCCCACGCCCGCACCGGAGACGCCGTGGCTCTGGGCGCCTACCTGGGCGGCGGCGAGAACTTCGATGAAGCCACCGGCGACTTCGGGGTGGCCTACGCCGATCAGGCCGAGCGCGACCACGCGGCCCTGGCCCGCGCCGTGGCGCGCGGTGACATAGAAACCGAGGCCGACCCGGACGACGACTAA
- a CDS encoding MerR family transcriptional regulator has translation MTGPTFYTTAELARAAGVTRRTVMHYAELGLLTPDQVTASGRSLYGPYALRLLRDLLDLRALGMTLEEARDMVTLRRATHDVSGAYRHDWTRADVPLDDERLQALQGRLRAIQSAYERQAENLARFDRWLTKRFTGTPET, from the coding sequence TTGACCGGTCCCACCTTCTACACCACGGCTGAACTGGCGCGCGCCGCCGGAGTGACCCGGCGCACCGTGATGCACTACGCCGAACTGGGCCTGCTGACCCCCGATCAGGTCACGGCCTCGGGGCGGTCGCTGTACGGGCCCTACGCCCTGCGGCTGCTGCGCGACCTGCTGGACCTGCGCGCCCTGGGCATGACTCTGGAAGAGGCGCGCGACATGGTGACCCTGCGCCGCGCCACCCACGATGTCAGCGGCGCCTACCGCCACGACTGGACCCGGGCCGACGTGCCTCTTGACGACGAGCGGCTGCAGGCGCTGCAGGGCCGCCTGCGCGCCATTCAGAGCGCCTACGAGCGGCAGGCCGAGAATCTGGCCCGCTTTGACCGCTGGCTGACCAAGCGCTTTACCGGCACGCCAGAGACCTAG